The genomic interval AACAGCCAGACAGGGAACAGATTAAATGTTCCTGCCAGGGAGATAATGATTAGTGCCGCAAAGGCAATCGGCGGGCCTGGAAGTACAGGCACAATACAGCCGATAAGGCCTGCGATGATCAGCACGCTTCCAATGGAGACCGCAAGAATCGAAAGAATCATGCAGAAGGTCTCGTGGATGCGGTTATAAATCCTTGCAGCAAGTGTGCTGCACATTTTCCCAGGGTGGCAGTATTGTAGCCTCCTTCCTGGCAGATCAGGGTCGGAAGATCCATGGCCGCGAAGGCTGCGCCGATTTCTGCATAGTCTTCCACATCCAGGGCGAGTCCGCCTATTGGATCATCCCGGTGGGTGTCGAAGCCGGCGGATATTATAAGATACGCGGGGTTAAATTCCCGAATCTTCGCCAGGATACGCTCCAGGGCTGCCAGGTACTCCTTTTTTCCTGCGCCTTTTGGCAGCGGCTCGTTGTGGTTGGTACCTGCAGCCTGACCTTTGCCGGTCTCTTCAGTATAGCCCCAAAAGTAGGGGTACTCCGAGGAGGGGTCACAGTGAATTGAAGAGGTAAAGACCGATTTTACCTCTTCAAAAAACTCCTGGGTCCCGTTGCCGTGGTGATAATCAATGTCTACTATGGCAACGGGACCGGAGGGCAGCAGGAACTCCGCTGCAGTGGCGGCGTTGTTAAAGTAGCAGTAGCCGCCGAAGACCCGCGGCCCGGCATGATGTCCCGAAGGACGGCACAGGGCGTATACAGATCTCTCTGTGCCTTTACGGATCATTTCCGCCCCGGTAAGAGCGGTCTCGGCGGAAGCCCGGGCAACCTCGTAGGTGCGCTTCTTGATCGGTGTTACAGCGTCGGTGCACCAGATGCCGCCCCACAGGGGTTCATCGACCCTTTTTTTACGCATGGCCCCTTCGCCTGGAAAAAGATCTGGATAAAACTCCTCATCCTCGCTGCTAAGAGACTCGGAGGTGTTTCGAATGTAGTCGTGGTAAGGATGAAGTCGAGCTATAAGCCTCTCCGGATAATGCCGGGCCGTTACAAACTCAAAGCCACCCGCTTCGCGCAGGGCTTCCTTGATAGCCTCAACCCGTTTGGGGGTGTCCTTTACCTCGTAGGCCGCTGGTCCCAGCTGGTATTTCCAGTAGGGGTTATGCAGACTGTCGTTGTATTTTTCAATGACTTTCATGGATTTCTCTTCCTTTGTTCAGCAGGTCAATTATCCTGTCCTGGGGAATAGCCGGACACCAGCGCTGCTGCCGCCCGTTCATGCCTCCGGAGCAGAAGATCGCGTTCAGTACTGCCTCTTCCGTGGCTTCGATAACCGCTTCATAGGCAATATTTATATGATTGTCGGAGATACATTTAAGGTTAATAAAGCTGCTCTCTGAGCGGGCCGGCCGGGGTTTGCGGTTTCCGGTACTGAAGGCTATGATAATCTCGCCGCTGGTTGAGGCGGCGTAAGAGCCGGTCCGACCCAGTCCAAGGGCTGCGCGCCGCGCGATACGATTCAGCTGGCTGCTTATAAGGGGAACATCGGTTGCTACAACAACAATGATCGACCCTTCAGAGGCCTCCCTGCGGGCTGCGTAATCAAACTCGGTATCCAGCTGCCGCCCGACCACTGCGCCGTCAATAGTCAGGTTGCGCATCTTGCCGAAGTTGGAGAGCACCAGTACTCCGATGGTAAAACCGCTGCCCTCTGGTAAGTCGAAGGTCCGGGAGGATGTTCCGATGCCCCCTGCGAAATCAAAGCTGGTCATGCCAATTCCTGCACCGATGGAGCCCTGAGGAACAGGTCCGGAGGAAGCCGCTTCTATGGCCTTTATCGTATCCTGGGCGCTGCAGCTGCCGATACGGACATCATTAAGAAACGAGTCGTCCGCTTCGCCGACCACCGGAAGTATCACATCGGTCTCGGTACCCATGGTGGGATACTTCCGGCTCATATGCTGAATTACCCCGGCGTGGACCCTGCCGACTGAGTGGGAATTAGTCAGTACTATCGGTGTTTCCAGCCACCCGGTCTCAAGGACCTGGGTCAGACCTGACATCTCGCCGACACCGTTAAGAACAAAGCCCCCGGCGGCTATGCGGTTCGCATAGGTTTGTCCTGCGGGCATAATGGCGGTAACCCCGGTCCTGATACTGCTTGTCCCGGTTTGTCCGGGAATCAGTACATTGTCCTCAATCCTGGTGAAGTGTCCGACCCGTACTCCTTTGACATCGGTAATGGCATTAATGAGCCCCGGACTCATGCGGCCGATCTGAATCCCCAAGTCTCTGACGGAAGACCGGGGGCTTAAGGAAGGGTTACGGTTTTTCTTGTTTTTCCGCGCCGGTCTGATAGCCATGCCGTAACGGCGGGCAGCGGAACGGATTATCAGGCGCATTACGTCCCGGAATTCAAGGCCCCGCTCTTTGGCGGCAGTCATAAGAGATGCGTCAGGGTGAAGGCTGGGCAGGGGATTCAGCTCGATAAAATAGGGGGTGCCATCGGTATGCAGCCGGATATCAACACGCCCCAAATCGGGGCAGGTCATAATATCGAAGACCTGTTTCGCCATTTGCAGAACGGCCCTCTCTTCGTAGGTGTCGATTCGGGCCGGACAGATTGCCTGGACTGCTCGGGCTGCCTCGCCGCCCTGTTTCATGTCGTAATCGTATATATTGAATCTGCCGCCGATCTTTTCCAGGTCGAATGTATGTTCCACAATGTCCAGGATTTTCCCCGGGTAGCCCTCAATGAAGGGTACACTCAGTTCCCGACCGGTAATGAACTCCTCTACGACCAGCCCTTCCGGATACTGACTGAGTATTTCACCTATACGCTGGTCTGCCTCTTTTTTGGATTCGACTACGGATTTCTGGGTAATCCCCTTGCTCGAACCTTCGGAATTGGGTTTGATGATCAGGGGATACCGGAGTTCTTCATCGATCTGGCGGTTTTTTCCGGTCATCAGGATTCCTTTTGGTACACGAATCCCCCGGGCGGCGAGCACAGTCTTGGCAAGGTGCTTATCCAGGTTAAGATGGAGGAGGGAGGCGTTTCCTCCAGTAAAGGGAATGCCCATCTGCTCATACAGGCCGGGATAAAAGGCCTCGCGGGAGCTGCCGATGGTACCCTCCGCCAGGTTAAAGATAAGGTCCGGTTCGCTCTCTACCAGCTGTTCTATTACCTGATGAGGGTTTCCTGTAACTTCCACGACTGTAACGGTGTGCTGCAGGCTGCTTATGGCCCGGTATACCCGGTCTATGTCGTCAGAGCTGAGCAGTTCAGCGGTGGCCTCGGAATCGTCGGTACGAAGATTATATGCAATGGTAATCCTCATGCGTCCTCCCTGGTATAGTAGATTATACTATGTTCCCCGGTGCTCCGCGATTGTCTGAAGAAAATATCTTCCATATTTTTCCAGCTTAACCTCTCCAACGCCGGGGATGTCCAGCATGCTGTCCCGGTTTTGCGGCAGTCGCCGGGACATGGCGATCAGGCTTGTATCCGGAAAAATCATGTACGGCGGAAGCCCTGCTTTGTCGGCGAGTATTTTTCGCAGCCTTCTGAGGTCTTCAAAAAGCCGGCTGTCATATTCACCTGCATCCGGAGTTCTCCGGATGGTCTGTATCTGTTCTTCCTGAAGTTGTCCCAGCACAGGGAGCTCCCCGCGCAGCACCTCCCAGGCTTTTTGTGTCGGTTTAAGGCTCCCGTGCTGCTGATCCTGAAAAAGCAGCCCCTGGCGAATAAACTGCCGGGAAAGATTGAACCACTGCTGCTTTGTATGCTCCATACCGATCCCGTAGGTGGAGAGCTTGTCATGCCCTCGCTCAAGCACTTTCTGGGATTTTGAAGCTCGCAGCACGTCAATGATGTGCCCCGCACCGAATATCTGACCTGTACGGATAACACAGGAAAGGAACTTCTGGGCTGCCAGACTCAAGTCCTCCTTCCCCGCCGTATTTTCCTTCTTCGCGGTACAGTTGTCGCACATGCCGCAGCTGTCTGATGTACAGTCTTCTCCAAAGTAGGAGAGCAGGGGAACCCTGCGACAGATCTCCGATTCGGCAAAGTTCAGCATTGCCTTCAAATGAAGATCCGCGGCCTTCTGCTCTTTTTTATCTTTCCGGCCGATAAAATACCTGATTGTCCGGATGTCTCCGTAGCCGAACAGGAGCAGACACTGGGATTCAATCCCGTCTCTGCCGGCCCTGCCAATCTGCTGATAATAACTTTCAATATTCTTGGGTAAATCGTAATGAACAATGAAGCGGATGTCCGGTTTGTCTATGCCCATGCCGAAGGCAATTGTGGCAACCATTATCTGTGCATCGTCATTAATAAAAGCCTGCTGGTTACGTCTTCGTTCCTCATCGCTTAGACCGGCATGATAGGGTAAGGCAGCAAAATCCCGGGTCTGCAGTAAGGATGCCGTCTCATTAACGCCACGCCGGGTGGAACAGTAAATTATTCCGGACTGGTTCGGAAATCCCCGGATAAACTCCAGTACCTGCTTAACGGGTTCCGACTTGGGACGGACCTCTAAAAAGAGGTTGGGCCGGTCGAAACCGGCAATAAAGACTTCCGGCTTTGTAAAGTTCAGGCTGCTGCATATGTCCTCGCGTACCCTCTCGGTCGCAGTAGCGGTCAGGGCTATCCACACAGCCTTCGGGAACCGTGGACGCATGGCTGCAATCTGGCGGTACTCCGGTCGAAAATCGTGGCCCCACTCGGATATGCAATGGGCCTCGTCTATGGCAACAGAGGAAACCTCGAGGCTGTCCAGAAAGGCCATTGTTCGTTCCAGGAGAAGGGTCTCAGGAGCTGTGTACAGCAGTTTTATTTCGCCCATGCGGAGGAGTCGCATATTCTCCCGGTATTCCTCTCTTGAGAGTGAGCTGTTCAGGCAGGCAGCCGGTACCCCAAGCTCCCTGAGCTGGGATACCTGATCTTCCATAAGAGATATCAGAGGCGAAATAACAATTGTGAGACCTTCGAATACAAGGGCCGGAATCTGGTAACAGAGGGATTTCCCGCCACCCGTGGGCATCACAACCAGGCTGTCTTTTCCGGCAAGAACCGATTTAATAATATCCAGTTGAAGCGGACGGAAGGTATCGAAACCAAAAACCTTTTTTGCGATCTTTTTTGCCTGTGCCGTTGTATCTGTCATACCCCTGCCATCCTACCAGTTTTTCTGTTGAGACAGAATATCTAACGCTTTTAAAAAGCTACAGTATAGTAAACTGAAAAAATGTCGTGGTGATTTTACCTGCGACATACGCAACAAATAACCACTGTCATGGCCGTCGTGGCTATACGATATGCCCAACAAAGCATCCTGAAAAAGTTCAAGGTCAGAAAACGGATCATGATAAGCAGGCCATATAAAAGAAGTTGTACAATCGCCAGGTCTCTTCTACAATAGAAATATGAACGTAAAAGCAATCATTGTATCAGGATTACTGGTTTGTATGCTACCTGTTTTTGCAGGTGGGAACAGGGAACCTTCCGCGGGTACTATTCCAGGGTTTACAGGAACAGTACAGTATCTTGAAGGACGGGTTACTATGAATGGTGAACCAGCGGCAATAGGAGATACCGTTGTACCCGGTGCGACTGTAGCTACCGAAGAAGGAGCATATTGCGAAATACTTTTCGGTGTAAAGAACATATTCCGCGTACTTGAGAATACTGTTGCAATAATACGATTGGAGAAAGGCCGGGGTAATATTCAGGTGGACAAGGGAGCAATAGCCTTCCTGCTTACGCGGCTGTCAGCACTTGAAGTAGAGAAACCTGAATTTCTGGTTGAGACACCGTCCGCAGCCTTCGGTGTGCGGGGAACGGCTTTCTTTGTTGCCGTCGAAAACACCGTCTCTACCTACGTTTGCGCCTGCAACGGAGAGCTCCAGGTAGAGGATGCTGCCGGGGCTAACTCGCAGAAACTTGCCGGGGTCCGTCATAAGGCCTTACGCATTGCAAGAACCGCTTCGGGCGGCTATCAGGTCTCATCTCCCGGACTTCTGTACCATGACGATGACGATATGGACAGCCTGGCCGACCGAATTGACGAGACGATTCCCTGGGGACGCCCTGGGTATTAACGGAACTACTCAACCACAATTTTCGACAGCCACTTGACCCAGTTGCTGCCGTCGTGTCCCCCTGCAGCCAGCCTGAGTGGAAATCCGTGAACCCGATGAAACTGCCTGCCGTTGAACTCGTAGGCTATCAGCATGTCATCTTTAAAGGCGTCTTCTACGGTGAATCGGGTACGGTAGGAGTCATCGGGGGTAGAAAAGATAACAACCTTGGCATCCCGGCGTATTCCTGCACGCTGCAAAATGGTTTTTACCGTTACCCCGGTCCAGTCACCGGAATCGGTAAAGGTATCAACGCAGATCAAGTCGAGCTTTCTCCTGACCGTCGGCAGGGCTTTTACTTCCGCAAAAGAGAGAGACAGGGGACGGGTAATCTTGCCGGTAACTGTCAGACGGTAGGTTTCTTCATCCAGATCAAAGGATTTGCCCGTAACATGGAGGCCGTCAAAGAATTCCCCGAATTCAAATTCACGCTCTTGTGCCTGTACAGCAAAGCCAAGGGCCAAAACAAGTATCAGCGCCAACAGGATCTTTTTCATTATGTTTTACTCCTTCCGGCCTTACCGGATTTCAGCTTTTTGCCGCAATTTCTGGTCCCATACGTACTGGTTAAATCCGTAGAGAAAATCATTCTCGATTCTCAGAACAGGGTACATGATGGCTGCACCGTCGGCAGGTTCAATTTCGCGTTTTATTGCAGGAATCTGTTTTCTGGGGAGTTTATCAACCAGAAGATACCGAAAAGAGAAGCCCCGTTTCTTCAGATACTCCTTTGCCTCTTTACAGTGTTCACAGAAAGAGAGTCCATATACATTAAGTTCTGGAGAATTAATAGTTCCGTCAAATCTGGTATCCACTGCTGACATAGGAGAAACCTCCCCTTGTGAAAGATTGTCGATACATAATTACTTGTATATAATATATGTACTATATGAATTTATTGAATACGAACAAACGCGTCAAGCAAAAGTTGCCCTGTTAACGGACTATCAGTATTTTAATCCCCTATGAAGCGTAGTTTCGATTATACCCGTAAACCTGCCTGGATTCGGATGAGCCTGTTAACCAACCGGGATTATAATACAATCAAGAAGAGTGTGAGTGACCGCAGACTCAATACAGTCTGTGAAGAGGCCCGCTGCCCCAATATCCACGAGTGCTGGGGAGAACACCGTACCGCGACCTTTATGATACTGGGAGACACCTGTACACGGCGCTGCCGCTTCTGTGCCGTAAAGACGGGGTTGCCTGCCGCGGTCGACATGACGGAACCTGTGCGGGTGGCCCGTACCATCGCGGAAATGGAGGCGGTCCACGCGGTTATAACCATGGTAAACAGGGACGATCTTGACGACGGCGGCGCAGCGGTAATGGCCGCGACTGTACGCAAGGTCCACCAGCTGGCCCCCGGCTGCAGTGTGGAGGTGCTTTCGTCGGACCTGATGGGAGACCGGAAAAGCCTGGAAATCATGATGGATTCAGAACCTGAGATCATGAGCCACAATCTGGAGACTGTGCGCCGTCTTACACCACGGGTACGCTCACGTTCAGAATACGACCGTTCCCTGGATTTTCTGAAAATGGTCAAGGAGATCGATCCTGCCAAGTTGACCAAATCGAGCCTGATGCTGGGGCTGGGAGAGAAAAAAACCGAGGTCCTTGAGTCTCTGGACGATTTGCGGGCTGCCGGGGTGGAAATGGTTAACCTTGGCCAGTACCTGCAGCCAAGCCGAACCCATCTGCCGGTTGTGTATTACTGGAGTCCTGAAGAGTTTGATGAGCTAAAAGCGGCTGCCCTGGAGCGGGGATTCCTGCACTGTGAATCCGGCCCCATGGTCCGCTCGAGTTATCACGCCGGCGACCAGTATCAGCTTATTCAACAGCGGTTGCAGGCCAGCAACTAAATAAACCGCTAAAAATAGATCTCAGCCCGCAGCTGCTCTCGCAGAAAGCCTGCTTTCCGGGCAAGGGCAAAAAGTTCATAGATCATATCACTGTTGCCGCAGGCGTAGATAAAGTCAAATTCTTTCATACGATCCAGACGGGACTGGAAATAATCGGTAATCCTGCCGCAAAATCCGCCATTAGAAGGTATCTCCCGGCTGATACAGGAAACAAGTCTTTCCTGCTGAAACTCTCCATGCAGGTAATCTTCTGCCATGTAACGTACGCCGTGAAGCAGGGTGTAATCCAGATCCTCTCCTGAAGCTGTGTGAGAGCTGACGAAGGAAGAAAAAGGCGCAATACCGGTACCGGTGGCGGCAAAAAGAAACTTGCGCTGCCGGAAGTTTTCGGGGAGCACAAACTCACCGAACGGCCCCCGTACGTCGAGAAAGTCACCCTCCTGCAGTTCCGCCAGGGCCGGACTGACAAGGCCTTCCGGAATTTTTCGAAAAAGAATGCGCCCTTCCCCGGATTCACCTGCCGAAGCCAGGGAATATTCCCGCAGATGTCCCAGACCTGCGGGACCTGCCATTATGTACTGTCCCGGGCGGAAGGCAAGAGCGTTCTTGTCAAAGCATACGCTGAAAACTTCCTCACCGTGCTGATTCCTGCGGGTTACGGGGCACCGCATTGCAGGCTACCAGCCGCCTGAAGCCCCGCCGCCGCCAAAGCCGCCTCCTCCGCCGGAGAATCCTCCTCCGCCGAAACCGCCGCCGGAAAAGCCTCCCCGGGAGTAACTGCGTCTGCCCCGGCTGCCAGCACTTCCGAGCAGGGCACCCCACAGTAAAGCACTGCCGAAGGACGATCCAAACCTGC from Marispirochaeta sp. carries:
- the recQ gene encoding DNA helicase RecQ, which encodes MTDTTAQAKKIAKKVFGFDTFRPLQLDIIKSVLAGKDSLVVMPTGGGKSLCYQIPALVFEGLTIVISPLISLMEDQVSQLRELGVPAACLNSSLSREEYRENMRLLRMGEIKLLYTAPETLLLERTMAFLDSLEVSSVAIDEAHCISEWGHDFRPEYRQIAAMRPRFPKAVWIALTATATERVREDICSSLNFTKPEVFIAGFDRPNLFLEVRPKSEPVKQVLEFIRGFPNQSGIIYCSTRRGVNETASLLQTRDFAALPYHAGLSDEERRRNQQAFINDDAQIMVATIAFGMGIDKPDIRFIVHYDLPKNIESYYQQIGRAGRDGIESQCLLLFGYGDIRTIRYFIGRKDKKEQKAADLHLKAMLNFAESEICRRVPLLSYFGEDCTSDSCGMCDNCTAKKENTAGKEDLSLAAQKFLSCVIRTGQIFGAGHIIDVLRASKSQKVLERGHDKLSTYGIGMEHTKQQWFNLSRQFIRQGLLFQDQQHGSLKPTQKAWEVLRGELPVLGQLQEEQIQTIRRTPDAGEYDSRLFEDLRRLRKILADKAGLPPYMIFPDTSLIAMSRRLPQNRDSMLDIPGVGEVKLEKYGRYFLQTIAEHRGT
- a CDS encoding molybdopterin-dependent oxidoreductase; this encodes MKKILLALILVLALGFAVQAQEREFEFGEFFDGLHVTGKSFDLDEETYRLTVTGKITRPLSLSFAEVKALPTVRRKLDLICVDTFTDSGDWTGVTVKTILQRAGIRRDAKVVIFSTPDDSYRTRFTVEDAFKDDMLIAYEFNGRQFHRVHGFPLRLAAGGHDGSNWVKWLSKIVVE
- the lipA gene encoding lipoyl synthase, which translates into the protein MKRSFDYTRKPAWIRMSLLTNRDYNTIKKSVSDRRLNTVCEEARCPNIHECWGEHRTATFMILGDTCTRRCRFCAVKTGLPAAVDMTEPVRVARTIAEMEAVHAVITMVNRDDLDDGGAAVMAATVRKVHQLAPGCSVEVLSSDLMGDRKSLEIMMDSEPEIMSHNLETVRRLTPRVRSRSEYDRSLDFLKMVKEIDPAKLTKSSLMLGLGEKKTEVLESLDDLRAAGVEMVNLGQYLQPSRTHLPVVYYWSPEEFDELKAAALERGFLHCESGPMVRSSYHAGDQYQLIQQRLQASN
- a CDS encoding histone deacetylase family protein, yielding MKVIEKYNDSLHNPYWKYQLGPAAYEVKDTPKRVEAIKEALREAGGFEFVTARHYPERLIARLHPYHDYIRNTSESLSSEDEEFYPDLFPGEGAMRKKRVDEPLWGGIWCTDAVTPIKKRTYEVARASAETALTGAEMIRKGTERSVYALCRPSGHHAGPRVFGGYCYFNNAATAAEFLLPSGPVAIVDIDYHHGNGTQEFFEEVKSVFTSSIHCDPSSEYPYFWGYTEETGKGQAAGTNHNEPLPKGAGKKEYLAALERILAKIREFNPAYLIISAGFDTHRDDPIGGLALDVEDYAEIGAAFAAMDLPTLICQEGGYNTATLGKCAAHLLQGFITASTRPSA
- a CDS encoding FAD-binding oxidoreductase, which translates into the protein MRCPVTRRNQHGEEVFSVCFDKNALAFRPGQYIMAGPAGLGHLREYSLASAGESGEGRILFRKIPEGLVSPALAELQEGDFLDVRGPFGEFVLPENFRQRKFLFAATGTGIAPFSSFVSSHTASGEDLDYTLLHGVRYMAEDYLHGEFQQERLVSCISREIPSNGGFCGRITDYFQSRLDRMKEFDFIYACGNSDMIYELFALARKAGFLREQLRAEIYF
- a CDS encoding glutaredoxin domain-containing protein → MSAVDTRFDGTINSPELNVYGLSFCEHCKEAKEYLKKRGFSFRYLLVDKLPRKQIPAIKREIEPADGAAIMYPVLRIENDFLYGFNQYVWDQKLRQKAEIR
- a CDS encoding FecR domain-containing protein, with translation MNGEPAAIGDTVVPGATVATEEGAYCEILFGVKNIFRVLENTVAIIRLEKGRGNIQVDKGAIAFLLTRLSALEVEKPEFLVETPSAAFGVRGTAFFVAVENTVSTYVCACNGELQVEDAAGANSQKLAGVRHKALRIARTASGGYQVSSPGLLYHDDDDMDSLADRIDETIPWGRPGY
- a CDS encoding P1 family peptidase, with protein sequence MRITIAYNLRTDDSEATAELLSSDDIDRVYRAISSLQHTVTVVEVTGNPHQVIEQLVESEPDLIFNLAEGTIGSSREAFYPGLYEQMGIPFTGGNASLLHLNLDKHLAKTVLAARGIRVPKGILMTGKNRQIDEELRYPLIIKPNSEGSSKGITQKSVVESKKEADQRIGEILSQYPEGLVVEEFITGRELSVPFIEGYPGKILDIVEHTFDLEKIGGRFNIYDYDMKQGGEAARAVQAICPARIDTYEERAVLQMAKQVFDIMTCPDLGRVDIRLHTDGTPYFIELNPLPSLHPDASLMTAAKERGLEFRDVMRLIIRSAARRYGMAIRPARKNKKNRNPSLSPRSSVRDLGIQIGRMSPGLINAITDVKGVRVGHFTRIEDNVLIPGQTGTSSIRTGVTAIMPAGQTYANRIAAGGFVLNGVGEMSGLTQVLETGWLETPIVLTNSHSVGRVHAGVIQHMSRKYPTMGTETDVILPVVGEADDSFLNDVRIGSCSAQDTIKAIEAASSGPVPQGSIGAGIGMTSFDFAGGIGTSSRTFDLPEGSGFTIGVLVLSNFGKMRNLTIDGAVVGRQLDTEFDYAARREASEGSIIVVVATDVPLISSQLNRIARRAALGLGRTGSYAASTSGEIIIAFSTGNRKPRPARSESSFINLKCISDNHINIAYEAVIEATEEAVLNAIFCSGGMNGRQQRWCPAIPQDRIIDLLNKGREIHESH